Proteins from a genomic interval of Nocardia sp. BMG51109:
- a CDS encoding Uma2 family endonuclease, which produces MSAALDFGSSFGSGPYTADDLHNSPEEGKGFELWNGWLIEKISPSLRHNRMSRGLRCLFIEAARRAGADVLVDGGEYEFIFPAGIRKPDVFVIDAKAEETGFAEGETYLDPSDLSLIVEVVSPRSGSEAHDRTIKRGEYAAAGVPHYWIVDFRPTPRIEALHLDAGHYVRTALATGDETLVVDQPFEISVTPNALYDLGRRDFA; this is translated from the coding sequence GTGAGTGCTGCACTCGATTTCGGCTCGTCCTTCGGATCGGGTCCGTACACTGCGGACGATCTCCACAACAGCCCCGAGGAGGGGAAGGGCTTCGAACTGTGGAACGGATGGCTGATCGAGAAGATATCGCCCTCGTTGCGCCACAATCGGATGAGCAGGGGACTGCGTTGTTTGTTCATCGAGGCGGCTCGGCGTGCCGGAGCCGATGTGTTGGTCGACGGCGGTGAATACGAGTTCATTTTTCCGGCGGGGATTCGAAAACCCGACGTCTTCGTCATTGATGCCAAGGCCGAAGAAACGGGTTTCGCGGAGGGGGAGACCTACCTCGACCCCTCCGATCTGTCCCTCATAGTCGAGGTCGTTTCGCCACGCAGTGGCAGTGAGGCCCACGATCGGACAATCAAACGGGGCGAGTACGCGGCGGCAGGCGTGCCCCACTACTGGATCGTCGATTTTCGTCCGACCCCACGTATCGAAGCTCTCCACCTCGATGCCGGCCACTACGTCCGCACGGCCCTCGCGACCGGCGATGAGACACTGGTAGTGGATCAGCCCTTCGAGATCAGCGTTACTCCCAACGCGCTCTACGACCTCGGCCGGCGCGACTTCGCCTGA
- a CDS encoding type Z 30S ribosomal protein S14 codes for MAKKALINKANAKPKFAVRAYTRCQRCGRPHAVYRKFGLCRVCLRDMAHRGELPGVHKSSW; via the coding sequence ATGGCTAAGAAAGCTCTGATCAACAAGGCCAACGCGAAGCCGAAGTTCGCCGTTCGCGCCTACACCCGCTGCCAGCGCTGCGGCCGCCCGCACGCGGTCTACCGCAAGTTCGGCCTGTGCCGCGTCTGCCTGCGCGACATGGCGCACCGCGGCGAGCTCCCGGGCGTGCACAAGTCCAGCTGGTAA
- the rplE gene encoding 50S ribosomal protein L5, whose amino-acid sequence MTTTEKIQPRLKVRYREEIKDALNKEFDYANVMQIPGVVKVVVNMGVGDAARDAKLINGAVNDLALITGQKPEIRKARKSIAQFKLREGMPIGARATLRGDRMWEFLDRLVSIALPRIRDFRGLSPKQFDGHGNYTFGLSEQSMFHEINVDDIDRPRGMDITVVTTATNDEEGRALLRHLGFPFKEN is encoded by the coding sequence ATGACGACTACCGAAAAGATTCAGCCTCGCCTCAAGGTGCGCTACCGCGAGGAGATCAAGGACGCGCTGAACAAGGAGTTCGACTACGCCAACGTGATGCAGATCCCGGGCGTGGTGAAGGTCGTCGTGAACATGGGTGTCGGCGACGCCGCCCGCGACGCCAAGCTGATCAACGGCGCGGTGAACGACCTGGCGCTGATCACCGGCCAGAAGCCGGAGATCCGCAAGGCCCGCAAGTCGATCGCGCAGTTCAAGCTGCGCGAGGGCATGCCGATCGGTGCGCGCGCCACGCTGCGCGGCGATCGGATGTGGGAGTTCCTGGACCGTCTGGTGTCGATCGCGCTGCCGCGTATTCGCGACTTCCGCGGTCTGTCGCCGAAGCAGTTCGACGGCCACGGCAACTACACGTTCGGTCTGAGCGAGCAGTCGATGTTCCACGAGATCAATGTGGACGACATCGACCGTCCGCGCGGTATGGACATCACGGTCGTCACCACGGCGACCAACGACGAGGAGGGTCGCGCCCTGCTCCGGCACCTCGGCTTCCCGTTCAAGGAGAACTGA
- the rplX gene encoding 50S ribosomal protein L24, with protein sequence MKVHKGDTVLVVSGKDKGAKGKVIQAYPQTDKVLVEGVNRIKKHVANSANQRGASSGGIVTQEAPIHVSNVMVVDSDGKPTRVGYRTDDDGKRVRISRRNGKDI encoded by the coding sequence ATGAAGGTGCACAAGGGTGACACCGTGCTCGTCGTCTCGGGCAAGGACAAGGGTGCCAAGGGCAAGGTCATCCAGGCCTACCCGCAGACGGACAAGGTCCTGGTCGAGGGCGTGAACCGGATCAAGAAGCATGTCGCGAACTCCGCGAACCAGCGCGGCGCCAGCTCGGGCGGCATCGTGACCCAGGAGGCGCCCATCCACGTGTCGAACGTGATGGTTGTCGACTCCGACGGCAAGCCGACCCGGGTGGGTTACCGCACCGACGACGACGGCAAGCGGGTGCGCATCTCCCGTCGCAACGGGAAGGACATCTGA
- the rplN gene encoding 50S ribosomal protein L14 — protein sequence MIQQESRLRVADNTGAKEILCIRVLGGSSRRYAGIGDVIVATVKDAIPGGNVKKGDVVKAVVVRTAKERRRPDGSYIRFDENAAVLIKPDNDPRGTRIFGPVGRELRDKRFMKIVSLAPEVL from the coding sequence GTGATTCAGCAGGAGTCGCGACTGCGCGTCGCCGACAACACGGGTGCCAAGGAGATTCTGTGCATCCGCGTGCTCGGCGGGTCGTCGCGTCGCTATGCCGGTATCGGCGACGTGATCGTCGCCACCGTCAAGGACGCCATCCCCGGCGGAAACGTCAAGAAGGGTGATGTCGTCAAGGCCGTCGTCGTGCGGACCGCCAAGGAGCGCCGCCGTCCCGATGGCTCTTACATTCGTTTCGACGAGAACGCCGCGGTGCTGATCAAGCCGGACAACGATCCGCGCGGCACCCGCATCTTCGGCCCCGTCGGCCGCGAGCTGCGCGACAAGCGGTTCATGAAGATCGTCTCGCTGGCCCCGGAGGTGCTCTGA
- a CDS encoding M13 family metallopeptidase, with product MTAPERPTALARRSFLAALGLVPAAAVVGVSCRSSDSAATKPLTGPDLSGSDPAVRPQDDLFRHINGTWLRDYQLPPDKVQFGTFDEVGDRVEGELRGIVEGIEDPENGTPDQQIRDLYDARMNEDEIEKLGMSPLRGLFGQIDGAADKTALARAMGALPNVGLIGLAVDADPKNSNAYLPMVSQSGLGLGEQYYRKPEYAQKLAAYRSFMERIAAGAGFPGPAALAQRVVDLETRIAAGFWDNVRTRDASATYNLRSWPELVALAPEFAWDAWLAGNTDRPKELFGTLVVAEPSFVTEAGKLWDEVDIATWRDYLKLSLVRENAPYLKKDIADANFDFFGRTMQGLQERPERWRSAVQLVNENLGEQLGKVYVAKYFPPEAKKRADQMVDDLIAAYRDNFQHSDWMSPPTREAALAKLDKINPKIGYPDKWKDYSGLTVTRGKLIESLNAITAFEAARMFGKLGTAVDRSEWMMPPQTVNAYYNPSGNEIVFPAAFLQPPFFDKDARQAVNFGAGGAVIGHEIGHGFDDQGAKYDGDGNLKDWWTPADKAAFEAKTKQLVVQYNSLVPEGLGPDQHVDGELTVGENLADVRGLEIALSAYRIAEKRDGTETPDYRPMFESWGRTWRAKQTTQATESQIASDPHSPSEFRCNQVVRNQPEFYATYGVREGDKLFLPEDQRVTL from the coding sequence GTGACCGCGCCCGAGCGTCCGACCGCCCTCGCCCGCCGCAGTTTCCTGGCCGCCCTCGGGCTGGTGCCCGCCGCCGCGGTGGTGGGGGTCTCCTGCCGCAGTTCCGATTCCGCCGCCACCAAGCCGCTGACCGGTCCGGACCTATCGGGTTCCGATCCCGCCGTCCGGCCGCAGGACGATCTGTTCCGCCATATCAACGGGACCTGGCTGCGGGACTACCAGTTGCCCCCGGACAAGGTGCAGTTCGGCACCTTCGACGAGGTGGGCGACCGGGTGGAAGGCGAGCTGCGCGGGATCGTCGAGGGCATCGAGGACCCGGAGAACGGCACCCCGGACCAGCAGATCCGCGACCTGTACGACGCCCGGATGAACGAGGACGAGATCGAGAAGCTGGGCATGTCGCCGCTGCGGGGCCTGTTCGGGCAGATCGACGGCGCGGCCGACAAGACCGCGCTGGCCCGGGCGATGGGCGCGTTGCCGAACGTCGGGTTGATCGGGCTGGCGGTGGACGCCGACCCGAAGAACTCGAACGCCTACCTGCCCATGGTCAGCCAGTCGGGCCTGGGGCTCGGCGAGCAGTACTACCGCAAGCCCGAGTACGCCCAGAAGCTCGCCGCCTACCGGAGCTTCATGGAACGCATCGCCGCCGGCGCGGGCTTCCCCGGCCCGGCGGCGCTGGCACAACGCGTGGTCGATCTGGAGACGCGGATCGCGGCGGGCTTCTGGGACAACGTCCGCACCCGCGACGCCTCGGCCACCTACAACCTGCGCAGCTGGCCCGAACTGGTCGCGCTCGCACCGGAATTCGCCTGGGACGCGTGGCTGGCGGGCAATACCGACCGGCCGAAGGAGTTGTTCGGCACCCTCGTCGTCGCCGAGCCGTCGTTCGTCACCGAGGCCGGAAAGCTGTGGGACGAGGTCGATATCGCGACCTGGCGCGACTACCTGAAGCTGAGCCTGGTGCGCGAGAACGCACCGTATCTGAAGAAGGACATCGCCGACGCCAACTTCGACTTCTTCGGCAGGACCATGCAGGGCCTGCAGGAGCGGCCGGAGCGGTGGCGCTCGGCCGTGCAGCTGGTGAACGAGAACCTCGGCGAGCAGCTCGGAAAGGTATACGTGGCCAAGTACTTTCCGCCCGAGGCCAAGAAACGCGCCGACCAGATGGTGGACGATCTGATCGCGGCCTATCGCGACAACTTCCAGCATTCCGACTGGATGTCGCCGCCCACCCGGGAGGCCGCCCTGGCCAAGCTCGACAAGATCAACCCCAAGATCGGCTACCCGGACAAGTGGAAGGACTACTCCGGGCTGACCGTCACCCGCGGCAAGCTGATCGAATCCCTCAACGCCATCACCGCATTCGAGGCCGCGCGGATGTTCGGCAAGCTCGGCACCGCCGTCGACAGGTCCGAGTGGATGATGCCGCCGCAGACCGTCAACGCCTACTACAACCCCAGCGGCAACGAGATCGTCTTCCCGGCGGCGTTCCTGCAGCCGCCGTTCTTCGACAAGGACGCCCGGCAGGCGGTGAACTTCGGCGCGGGCGGCGCGGTGATCGGCCACGAGATCGGGCACGGCTTCGACGACCAGGGCGCCAAGTACGACGGCGACGGCAACCTGAAGGACTGGTGGACGCCGGCGGACAAGGCGGCCTTCGAGGCAAAGACGAAACAGCTTGTCGTGCAGTACAATTCGCTGGTCCCCGAGGGACTCGGACCGGATCAGCACGTCGACGGCGAACTGACCGTGGGCGAGAACCTCGCCGACGTGCGCGGCCTGGAGATCGCCCTGTCGGCCTACCGGATCGCCGAGAAGCGCGACGGCACCGAGACTCCCGACTACCGCCCGATGTTCGAGTCCTGGGGCCGGACCTGGCGGGCGAAGCAGACCACGCAGGCCACCGAGAGCCAGATCGCCTCGGATCCGCACTCCCCCTCCGAGTTCCGCTGCAACCAGGTGGTCCGCAATCAGCCCGAGTTCTACGCCACCTACGGCGTCAGGGAGGGCGACAAGCTGTTCCTCCCGGAGGACCAGCGCGTGACGCTGTAG
- a CDS encoding M13 family metallopeptidase, whose protein sequence is MGSSGPVRLPRRAFLIALGAVPAAAALASCSQDEAPKQLHGPDMSGADQAVRPQDDLYRHVNGAWLRDYQLPPDKAGYSTASEAAERTQAQLREIIDGIKDPEEGTEAQHIRDLYDARVDLDTVERLGITPLQDLFDRIDRAATKPDLARVMGELPLEGLIGLGVGIDRKKTDSYVPSIGQAGIGLGEEYYRKPEYAEIRDAYRTYLREIAAGAGFPDPAGMAQRMFDLETRIAAEHWNNVRVRDANASYNRMTWAQLTDLGKGFDFDPWLAGNTDRPRELFGEIVVSQPSYVTAAGRIWAETDIALWREYLKLGLVRSFAKYLPKTINDANFHFFGTVLSGQKQRPEGWKYGVSTVDEKLGEQLGKLYVAKYFPPEAKDEVEKMVADLMTAYRDDFRNSAWMTPATRDAAIAKLDKMTVKLGYPDKWTDYSGLKITRGKLIESLRAINTFESRRTLDYLGKPVDKTEWNSTPQTVNAFYYPPNNEITFPAAYLQPPFFDKDAQLALNFGAVGSTIGHEIGHGFDDQGSKYDADGNLRDWWSGQDRAAFEAKSRQLVDQFNALVPEGLEPNQHVDGELTLGENLADLRGLQIALAAYRIAAQRDGAQPDYHAMFLSWARSWRGKDTEERTVELLTDVHSPNEFRCNQVVRNLAEFYDTFGVQESDKLYLPPDQRVTL, encoded by the coding sequence GTGGGATCGTCGGGTCCGGTACGCCTGCCGCGTCGCGCATTTCTGATCGCCCTGGGCGCCGTGCCCGCGGCCGCCGCGCTGGCGAGCTGCTCGCAGGACGAGGCGCCGAAACAACTGCACGGCCCCGATATGTCGGGCGCCGACCAGGCGGTGCGCCCGCAGGACGATCTGTACCGCCACGTCAACGGCGCATGGCTGCGTGACTACCAGCTGCCGCCCGACAAGGCCGGCTACAGCACGGCCAGCGAGGCGGCCGAACGCACCCAGGCCCAGTTGCGCGAGATCATCGACGGCATCAAGGATCCCGAGGAGGGGACCGAGGCCCAGCACATCCGCGACCTCTACGATGCGCGCGTCGACCTGGACACCGTCGAGCGGCTGGGCATCACCCCGCTACAGGACCTGTTCGACCGGATCGACCGCGCCGCCACCAAACCCGATCTCGCCCGCGTGATGGGCGAGCTGCCGCTGGAGGGGTTGATCGGGCTCGGCGTGGGCATCGACCGGAAGAAGACCGACAGCTACGTGCCGTCGATCGGCCAGGCCGGGATCGGCCTCGGCGAGGAGTACTACCGCAAACCGGAGTACGCCGAGATCCGCGACGCCTACCGGACCTACCTGCGCGAGATCGCGGCGGGCGCCGGATTCCCCGACCCGGCCGGCATGGCGCAGCGGATGTTCGACCTGGAGACCCGGATCGCCGCCGAACACTGGAACAACGTCCGCGTCCGCGACGCCAACGCCAGCTACAACCGCATGACGTGGGCCCAATTGACCGATCTCGGTAAGGGTTTCGACTTCGATCCGTGGCTGGCCGGCAATACCGATCGGCCCAGGGAGCTGTTCGGCGAGATCGTCGTGAGCCAGCCGTCCTACGTCACCGCCGCGGGGCGGATCTGGGCCGAGACCGATATCGCGCTCTGGCGGGAGTATCTGAAGCTCGGCCTGGTGCGGTCGTTCGCCAAGTACCTGCCGAAGACGATCAACGACGCCAACTTCCATTTCTTCGGCACCGTGCTGTCCGGGCAGAAACAGCGCCCGGAGGGCTGGAAGTACGGGGTGTCCACGGTCGACGAGAAGCTGGGCGAGCAGCTCGGCAAACTCTATGTGGCCAAGTACTTCCCGCCCGAGGCCAAGGACGAGGTCGAGAAGATGGTGGCCGACCTGATGACGGCCTACCGCGACGACTTCCGCAACTCCGCGTGGATGACCCCCGCCACCAGGGACGCCGCCATCGCCAAGCTCGACAAGATGACCGTCAAGCTCGGCTACCCCGACAAGTGGACCGACTACTCCGGGCTGAAGATCACCCGCGGCAAGCTGATCGAATCCCTGCGCGCCATCAACACGTTCGAGTCCAGGCGCACGCTCGACTATCTCGGCAAGCCGGTCGACAAGACCGAGTGGAACAGCACGCCGCAGACCGTCAACGCCTTCTACTATCCGCCCAACAACGAGATCACCTTCCCCGCGGCGTATTTGCAGCCGCCGTTCTTCGACAAGGACGCACAGCTCGCGCTGAACTTCGGCGCGGTGGGGTCGACGATCGGTCACGAGATCGGCCACGGCTTCGACGATCAGGGCTCGAAATACGATGCCGACGGCAACCTCCGGGACTGGTGGAGCGGGCAGGACCGGGCCGCGTTCGAGGCCAAGTCCAGGCAGCTCGTGGACCAGTTCAACGCGCTGGTCCCCGAGGGACTCGAGCCGAACCAGCACGTCGACGGCGAGCTGACGCTGGGCGAGAACCTCGCCGATCTGCGCGGCCTGCAGATCGCGCTGGCCGCCTATCGCATCGCCGCGCAGCGCGACGGCGCCCAGCCCGACTACCACGCCATGTTCCTGTCCTGGGCGCGGAGCTGGCGCGGCAAGGACACCGAGGAACGCACCGTCGAACTGCTCACCGATGTCCACTCCCCCAACGAATTCCGGTGCAACCAGGTGGTGCGCAACCTCGCGGAGTTCTACGACACCTTCGGGGTGCAGGAGAGCGACAAGTTGTACCTCCCGCCGGACCAGCGGGTCACGCTGTGA
- a CDS encoding AIM24 family protein: MRSSFFGNLDQAQLPGHFALQNAKMLRIQLNGDVLARQGSMVAFQGQMDFDYEGAGGIGKFIKKAVTGEGVPLMRVKGQGMLFLADDAHDVQLFFLENEGITVNGSNVLAYESSLNSNIQRVQGAGIAAGGLFNTTLQGTGWVAVTTHGAPVMLDAGRAPTFADGQSAVAWSTSLQVGVNRTFKASALIGRGSGEAMQLAFQGQGFVLVQASEGPTVPPHTH; encoded by the coding sequence ATGCGTAGTTCGTTTTTCGGGAATCTGGACCAGGCGCAGCTGCCCGGGCATTTCGCCCTGCAGAACGCCAAGATGCTCCGGATCCAACTCAACGGTGACGTGTTGGCCCGGCAGGGTTCCATGGTCGCCTTCCAGGGCCAGATGGATTTCGACTACGAAGGCGCCGGCGGTATCGGCAAATTCATCAAGAAGGCCGTGACCGGCGAGGGCGTGCCGCTGATGCGGGTCAAGGGGCAGGGCATGCTGTTCCTGGCCGACGACGCGCACGATGTGCAGCTGTTCTTCCTGGAGAACGAGGGCATCACCGTCAACGGCAGCAACGTCCTCGCCTACGAATCGAGCCTGAACTCGAACATCCAGCGGGTGCAGGGCGCGGGCATCGCCGCCGGCGGCCTGTTCAACACCACCCTGCAGGGCACCGGCTGGGTGGCCGTCACCACCCACGGCGCCCCGGTGATGCTGGACGCGGGCCGCGCCCCGACCTTCGCCGACGGTCAGTCGGCGGTCGCGTGGAGCACCAGCCTGCAGGTCGGCGTCAACCGCACCTTCAAGGCCAGCGCGCTGATCGGCCGCGGCAGCGGCGAGGCCATGCAACTGGCCTTCCAGGGACAGGGGTTCGTGCTGGTCCAGGCCAGCGAGGGCCCGACGGTACCCCCGCACACCCACTGA
- a CDS encoding glycogen debranching N-terminal domain-containing protein: MTGPTPLNSGEPSLLGASVTLVEGSTFCLSDQVGDVEPGTAQGLFYRDARVVSRWELRVDGQRPEPLSVLSPEAFTARFIARRPPRPGAADSSLLVVRERLVANGLRETVTLENLGREPTAVTLELFADADFVDLFAVKEGRDGRGRAEVLVADSELLLTDRSDRSRGLAVSASEPPAVLPGSLTWRVVVPAGGCWQTEILAQPTTANQRVQLPLGPGEHYETSAPGRKIEAWRDTATKLTTGDPLLTAVLQRTESDLGALQIHDDSRAGRTFVAAGAPWFMTLFGRDSLLTAWMALPLDVGLAMGTLQQLAQTQGQRVDALTEEEPGRIMHEIRRGPSGGLALGGETYYGTVDATPLFVMLLAEARRWGAAPEEVRALLPAADAALDWITHFGDRDGDGFVEYQRATDRGLANQGWKDSFDGINDVTGHLAQAPVALCEVQGYVYAALLARAELAEEFGDAERASRLRDHATALRTKFGEAFWLPERGWYAVALDGRKHRIDALTSNVGHCLWSGIATDEQAERLVQRLSTPEMDSGFGLRTLATGMGAFNPMSYHNGSVWPHDTAIAVAGLLRYRHVPGAVELATRLADGLLDAAAAFGGRLPELFCGFPRSRFQAPIPYPTSCSPQAWASAAPLLLVRSFLGLEPDVPRRALTVLPHLPPRWGRVELTDLRLGGSVIDLAVDGDHVVASNLPDDWRLVTH, encoded by the coding sequence GTGACGGGTCCTACTCCGTTGAATTCCGGGGAGCCGTCCCTGCTCGGCGCCTCGGTGACGCTGGTCGAGGGCAGCACCTTCTGCCTGTCCGACCAGGTCGGCGACGTGGAGCCCGGCACCGCGCAGGGCCTGTTCTACCGCGACGCCCGGGTGGTGTCGCGGTGGGAACTGCGGGTGGACGGACAGCGCCCGGAGCCGCTGTCGGTGCTGAGCCCGGAGGCGTTCACGGCGCGCTTCATCGCGCGCCGGCCGCCGCGGCCCGGCGCGGCCGACAGCAGCCTGCTCGTGGTGCGCGAACGCCTGGTCGCCAACGGTTTACGGGAGACCGTGACGCTGGAGAACCTGGGCCGCGAGCCCACCGCCGTGACGCTGGAACTGTTCGCCGACGCCGATTTCGTCGATCTGTTCGCGGTCAAGGAGGGCCGCGACGGGCGCGGCCGGGCCGAGGTCCTGGTGGCCGACAGCGAACTGCTGCTCACCGATCGCTCCGATCGTTCCCGCGGGCTGGCGGTCTCGGCGTCGGAGCCGCCCGCGGTGCTGCCCGGCTCGCTGACCTGGCGGGTCGTGGTGCCGGCCGGCGGCTGCTGGCAGACCGAGATCCTGGCCCAGCCGACCACGGCCAACCAGCGCGTGCAGCTGCCGCTGGGGCCCGGCGAGCACTACGAGACCAGCGCCCCCGGCCGCAAGATCGAGGCCTGGCGCGATACGGCCACCAAGCTCACCACCGGCGATCCGCTGCTGACCGCCGTGCTGCAGCGCACCGAGAGCGACCTGGGCGCCCTGCAGATCCACGACGACTCGCGCGCCGGCCGCACCTTCGTCGCCGCCGGCGCGCCCTGGTTCATGACGCTGTTCGGCCGCGACAGCCTGCTCACCGCGTGGATGGCGCTGCCGCTGGACGTCGGCTTGGCGATGGGCACGCTGCAGCAGCTGGCGCAGACCCAGGGGCAGCGGGTGGACGCGCTGACCGAGGAGGAACCGGGCCGGATCATGCACGAGATCCGGCGTGGGCCCTCCGGCGGGCTCGCGCTCGGCGGCGAGACCTACTACGGAACCGTCGACGCCACACCGCTTTTCGTGATGCTGCTGGCCGAGGCCCGGCGCTGGGGCGCGGCACCCGAGGAGGTGCGGGCGCTGCTGCCCGCCGCCGACGCCGCGCTGGACTGGATCACGCACTTCGGCGACCGCGACGGCGACGGCTTCGTCGAGTACCAGCGCGCCACCGACCGCGGCCTGGCCAATCAGGGCTGGAAGGACAGCTTCGACGGGATCAACGACGTCACGGGCCATCTGGCGCAGGCGCCGGTCGCGCTGTGCGAGGTGCAGGGCTACGTCTACGCCGCGCTGCTGGCGCGGGCGGAGCTGGCCGAGGAATTCGGCGACGCGGAGCGCGCGAGCAGGCTGCGCGACCACGCCACCGCACTGCGGACCAAATTCGGCGAGGCGTTCTGGCTGCCCGAACGCGGCTGGTACGCGGTCGCGCTGGACGGCCGCAAGCATCGAATCGACGCGCTCACCAGCAATGTCGGGCACTGCCTGTGGTCGGGTATCGCCACCGACGAGCAGGCCGAGCGCTTGGTGCAGCGGCTCTCGACGCCGGAGATGGATTCCGGATTCGGTCTGCGCACCCTGGCCACCGGCATGGGCGCATTCAATCCGATGAGCTACCACAACGGTTCGGTATGGCCGCACGACACCGCGATCGCGGTGGCCGGGCTGCTGCGCTACCGGCACGTGCCGGGCGCCGTCGAGCTGGCCACCCGGCTGGCCGACGGCCTGCTCGACGCGGCCGCGGCGTTCGGCGGCCGGCTGCCCGAATTGTTCTGCGGTTTCCCGCGTTCCCGGTTCCAGGCCCCGATCCCGTATCCGACCTCGTGCTCACCGCAGGCCTGGGCGAGCGCCGCCCCGCTGCTGCTGGTGCGCTCGTTCCTGGGCCTGGAGCCGGACGTCCCGCGCCGCGCCCTCACCGTGCTGCCGCACCTGCCGCCCCGGTGGGGCCGCGTCGAACTCACCGACCTGCGCCTGGGCGGTTCGGTCATCGATCTGGCGGTGGACGGCGACCACGTCGTGGCCTCCAACCTGCCCGACGACTGGCGGCTGGTGACGCACTGA
- a CDS encoding glycosyltransferase family 4 protein has product MVVPPYFDVPPKAYGGVEAVVADLVDALIDRGHEVVLFGAGEPGTKARFVPVWDEIQADRLGDPFPEVVHALKIRCALERAVAAAGVDLVHDHTFAGPLNAPFYRGLGLPTVVTVHGPVDGDPYVYYRALGSDVSLVAISDRQRALAPDLNWAGRVHNALRIGDWPFRADKSDYALFLGRFTEDKAPHLALEAAHAAGIPLVLAGKCNEPAEKAYFEKAVRPLLTERDQVFGMADAAAKRKLLSEAACLLFPVQWEEPFGMVMIEAMVCGTPVVALRGGAVAEVVMDGVTGRICDDPAELPIAVKEVRDYDPEACRAHVVSHFGEDTLGRGYERVYRDVLWAHRATRVSRVSIRSRPLGAAGAAVGDPA; this is encoded by the coding sequence ATGGTGGTTCCGCCCTACTTCGACGTTCCGCCCAAGGCCTACGGCGGCGTCGAGGCCGTGGTCGCGGACCTGGTCGACGCCCTGATCGATCGCGGTCACGAGGTGGTGCTGTTCGGCGCCGGCGAACCCGGCACCAAGGCGCGGTTCGTCCCGGTATGGGACGAGATCCAGGCCGACCGGCTCGGCGACCCGTTCCCGGAAGTGGTGCACGCGTTGAAGATTCGCTGCGCGCTGGAGCGGGCGGTCGCGGCGGCGGGCGTCGACCTGGTGCACGACCACACCTTCGCCGGCCCGCTCAACGCGCCGTTCTACCGCGGCCTCGGCCTGCCCACGGTGGTCACCGTGCACGGTCCGGTCGACGGCGATCCGTATGTCTACTACCGCGCGCTCGGCTCGGACGTGTCGCTGGTGGCGATCAGCGACCGGCAGCGCGCGCTCGCCCCCGACCTGAACTGGGCCGGCCGGGTGCACAATGCGTTACGCATCGGCGATTGGCCCTTCCGCGCCGACAAGAGCGACTACGCTTTGTTCCTGGGCAGGTTCACCGAGGACAAGGCGCCGCACCTGGCACTGGAGGCCGCACACGCGGCCGGTATCCCGCTGGTGCTCGCCGGTAAGTGCAACGAGCCTGCCGAGAAGGCATATTTCGAGAAGGCGGTGCGGCCGTTGCTCACCGAGCGCGACCAGGTGTTCGGAATGGCCGACGCCGCCGCCAAGCGAAAGCTGTTGTCCGAGGCCGCGTGCCTGCTGTTCCCGGTGCAATGGGAGGAACCGTTCGGAATGGTGATGATCGAGGCGATGGTCTGCGGCACCCCCGTGGTGGCGTTGCGCGGCGGCGCGGTCGCCGAGGTGGTCATGGACGGCGTGACCGGCCGCATCTGCGACGACCCGGCCGAGCTGCCGATCGCGGTGAAGGAGGTGCGCGACTACGACCCGGAGGCGTGCCGGGCGCACGTGGTGTCGCATTTCGGCGAGGACACCCTGGGCCGCGGCTACGAGCGGGTGTATCGCGATGTGCTGTGGGCGCACCGGGCCACGCGGGTGAGCCGGGTGTCGATCCGGTCCCGGCCGCTCGGCGCCGCCGGGGCCGCGGTGGGTGACCCGGCGTGA